A genomic window from Trueperella bialowiezensis includes:
- a CDS encoding UvrD-helicase domain-containing protein: MTQDNSAIERAIAEEQVFVSTAYRALDAQRDYYTEQLARVRAQGGTGTPGAVSERDSFATHYEDNLIRLRNVENRLVMGRLDHTDGEVTHIGRMTLRGEDTSILLTDWRAPQSEPFYQATAAHPGDIVRRRHIQTRFREVTGIEDELLVSDAADSSDLNLIGEGALMAAMSGAREGKMGDIVATIQTEQDRIIRADSAGILVVQGGPGTGKTAVALHRAAYLLYTHRERLSRSGVLIIGPSPVFLRYIDQVLPSLGESDVVSTTIDQLVPGVVVGAQESAEVAQIKGRPIWATFAKRAVRKIVQKPLKEPVSFKINGTRVTLTPDMVDDAQRRARRSGKPHNQAREVYARHLVNLLAGQLATQMKTTVEESDWLIADVAGSIDARREINLRWLPTSAQGLLERIYHWPELLERIAPELTARERELLRRERGSALTSADVPIIDELAELLGPFASDSDKRERAARVEEQRQLGNYVAQTMDAMDLGGGIVTSQMMTERISDRPSSQTLAERASADRSWTYGHVVVDEAQELSPMQWRMIARRNPAKSMTIVGDLDQRPAGAPQGGWDEALGALADFHRVDQLTISYRTPASVLNVAREVMLRAGYNVGQMRAARDLPSAYRVTQGGTNELVDLVVRAAKEQDAEFGIGHGSIGVITSRSLHTKVGDLLAAAPDLTSWTLDRTGSEISARIHVLTAGMAKGLEYDVVVLVEPASVLRDGPGDLYVAMTRPTRRLDVLYQDQLPAGM, from the coding sequence GTGACTCAAGACAATTCCGCTATCGAACGTGCAATTGCTGAAGAGCAAGTGTTCGTTTCTACTGCCTACCGGGCTCTTGATGCGCAGCGCGACTACTACACCGAGCAGCTGGCACGAGTGCGAGCACAGGGCGGCACAGGCACTCCGGGTGCGGTCTCTGAGCGAGATTCGTTTGCTACCCATTACGAGGACAACCTGATTCGCTTACGGAACGTAGAAAACCGGCTTGTCATGGGGCGGCTCGATCATACCGATGGCGAGGTCACCCATATTGGGAGGATGACCCTGCGCGGGGAGGACACCTCAATTTTGCTCACCGACTGGCGTGCCCCTCAGTCTGAGCCTTTCTATCAGGCGACTGCCGCACATCCGGGTGACATCGTGCGCAGGCGGCACATTCAGACTCGTTTCCGTGAAGTGACGGGGATCGAAGATGAGCTGCTCGTGAGCGATGCGGCCGATTCTTCAGATTTGAATCTTATTGGTGAGGGCGCGCTGATGGCCGCGATGAGCGGGGCCCGCGAGGGCAAGATGGGCGACATCGTAGCCACCATTCAGACCGAACAGGACAGGATTATTCGTGCAGACAGCGCGGGGATCCTTGTCGTGCAGGGCGGGCCAGGAACCGGCAAAACAGCGGTTGCCCTGCATCGGGCCGCTTATCTGCTTTACACCCATCGCGAGCGCCTGTCCCGCTCCGGCGTGCTTATTATCGGCCCGTCGCCGGTGTTCTTGCGTTACATCGATCAGGTTTTACCTTCGCTCGGCGAGTCGGACGTGGTCTCGACGACGATCGACCAGCTGGTTCCCGGCGTCGTTGTCGGTGCACAGGAGTCGGCTGAGGTCGCACAGATTAAAGGGCGGCCAATCTGGGCCACGTTTGCCAAGCGTGCCGTGCGCAAGATCGTGCAAAAACCGCTCAAAGAGCCCGTGTCGTTCAAGATCAACGGGACAAGGGTGACACTCACGCCAGATATGGTCGACGACGCGCAGCGCCGGGCACGCAGGTCTGGCAAGCCTCATAATCAGGCGCGCGAGGTCTATGCCCGCCACCTGGTAAATCTGCTTGCTGGCCAGCTCGCTACGCAGATGAAGACCACGGTGGAAGAGTCAGATTGGTTGATCGCCGACGTCGCCGGCTCGATTGACGCCCGCAGGGAGATTAACTTGCGCTGGCTGCCCACGTCCGCACAGGGCTTGCTGGAGCGGATTTACCACTGGCCAGAACTGTTGGAGCGAATCGCCCCCGAATTAACAGCTCGCGAGCGTGAGCTGCTACGCCGCGAGCGCGGTAGCGCGTTGACTTCTGCCGATGTGCCGATCATTGATGAACTTGCCGAGCTTCTTGGACCGTTTGCGAGCGATTCGGACAAGCGTGAGCGTGCAGCTCGCGTAGAAGAACAGCGCCAACTGGGTAACTACGTAGCCCAAACGATGGACGCAATGGACTTGGGTGGCGGTATCGTCACGAGCCAGATGATGACGGAGCGGATAAGTGATCGACCATCCAGCCAGACCCTCGCAGAGCGGGCAAGTGCGGACAGGTCGTGGACGTACGGGCACGTCGTCGTTGACGAAGCCCAAGAGCTCTCCCCCATGCAGTGGAGAATGATTGCCCGGCGTAATCCGGCGAAGTCGATGACCATCGTGGGTGATTTAGATCAGCGACCAGCGGGCGCGCCGCAGGGCGGCTGGGATGAAGCACTCGGTGCTTTGGCTGATTTCCACCGGGTTGATCAGCTCACGATCTCCTATCGCACCCCGGCCTCTGTGCTCAACGTGGCACGTGAGGTGATGCTTCGAGCCGGCTACAACGTGGGCCAGATGCGGGCCGCACGCGATCTTCCCAGCGCATACCGGGTGACCCAGGGCGGAACAAACGAACTGGTCGACCTCGTAGTGCGAGCCGCTAAAGAGCAGGATGCCGAGTTCGGTATCGGACACGGATCCATCGGTGTCATCACCTCCCGGTCGTTGCATACGAAGGTTGGTGACCTGCTCGCTGCCGCTCCCGATCTCACGAGCTGGACGCTCGATCGCACGGGAAGTGAAATATCGGCGAGAATACACGTGTTGACTGCCGGGATGGCAAAAGGTTTGGAGTACGACGTCGTCGTGCTCGTCGAACCTGCCAGTGTGCTACGAGACGGACCAGGCGATCTGTACGTGGCAATGACACGGCCAACACGCCGCCTCGACGTCCTATATCAAGATCAGCTACCTGCTGGAATGTGA
- the serA gene encoding phosphoglycerate dehydrogenase produces the protein MTRILLLENPHSCADDIFARYGVEVVRIAGSLAEDELIEALDGVDMLGIRSKTNVTRRVIEASPRLAAIGAFCIGTNQIDLEAASDHGIAVFNAPYSNTRSVVELAIGELISLVRQIPAKNAALHQGVWEKTAAGSHEVRGKTLGIIGYGSIGSQLSIVAEALGMKVIFHDIAERLALGNAVPVPLDELLESADVVSLHIDGRPENTGYFDSEKFAKLKDGAIVLNLARGHVMNLDALREAVVSGRVAGAAVDVFPSEPLANGDPFSSTLAGLSNVILTPHIGGSTLEAQESIGQFVAMKLMNYWRKGSTDMSVNIPNIAASPTAESLHRVVWFHWNTPGALADVNRLFAEQHVNVTFQSLATGGEYGYMVTDTATDIPDSIIDELAHAKAHIRLRLLTRE, from the coding sequence GTGACTCGGATCCTTCTTCTGGAAAACCCCCACAGCTGCGCGGACGATATTTTCGCCCGCTATGGAGTTGAGGTTGTGCGCATCGCAGGATCGCTAGCAGAAGATGAACTCATTGAAGCCCTCGACGGCGTTGACATGCTGGGGATTCGTTCGAAAACGAACGTCACCCGCCGCGTTATCGAAGCTAGTCCGCGCCTAGCCGCGATTGGTGCTTTTTGTATCGGCACAAACCAAATCGACCTCGAAGCAGCCTCCGATCACGGGATCGCAGTTTTTAACGCGCCCTACTCCAACACGCGCTCCGTGGTCGAACTAGCAATCGGCGAACTCATCTCGCTGGTCCGCCAGATTCCTGCCAAGAATGCCGCCCTGCACCAGGGCGTGTGGGAAAAGACGGCCGCCGGCTCGCACGAAGTACGCGGAAAGACTCTGGGCATCATCGGCTACGGTTCGATCGGCTCGCAACTATCTATCGTGGCTGAAGCGCTCGGCATGAAGGTCATCTTCCACGATATCGCCGAACGGCTCGCACTCGGCAACGCCGTCCCCGTTCCGCTTGACGAACTACTTGAGAGCGCCGACGTCGTCAGCCTACACATCGACGGACGGCCAGAAAACACCGGCTATTTCGACTCCGAAAAATTCGCCAAACTCAAGGACGGCGCGATCGTGCTCAACTTGGCGCGCGGACACGTCATGAATCTTGACGCCCTACGCGAGGCAGTGGTCTCTGGGCGCGTGGCCGGAGCCGCCGTCGACGTCTTCCCCAGCGAACCACTCGCCAACGGAGATCCGTTCTCGTCAACCCTCGCCGGGCTGAGCAACGTGATCCTCACCCCGCACATTGGCGGTTCCACACTCGAAGCTCAAGAATCGATCGGCCAGTTCGTCGCCATGAAACTCATGAACTACTGGCGTAAAGGCTCGACAGACATGTCTGTCAACATTCCGAATATTGCCGCCTCGCCCACGGCAGAATCGTTGCACCGGGTGGTCTGGTTCCACTGGAACACTCCTGGCGCTCTTGCCGACGTCAACCGTCTGTTCGCCGAACAGCACGTCAACGTCACTTTCCAGTCGCTCGCCACCGGTGGCGAATACGGGTACATGGTGACGGACACCGCCACGGACATTCCAGATTCGATCATCGATGAACTGGCACATGCCAAAGCACATATTCGCCTGCGCCTGCTCACCCGCGAATGA
- a CDS encoding PAC2 family protein, with product MAEIFHLDEIAKDLQVDTLVINFRDSLVDAGNTCQTINATVETLEGESIGRFNSDLLYDYRAQRPIVTYGDGRLRDILMPEMILALCTDVHGKNFLYLTGEEPDFRWNEIASTIVKIVKHFNVQTTFSFAAMPAPVPHTRPVDMLIRSTKPDGQYPVVKGMAQHHGELTDVFEFKAEEEGLAVVNIRVRVPFYLARGDDPFFAGALAAVKMLATCGGPTFPLGDLEQLEDAQRKAISQLQLEGSDFAEVLAKLEEDYDTSGVGYITNDDATPTIPSSEEIGDAVEQFLALQNSSPLDLLNKPKQDNHVPKDPTLFDLSSRHADSDHEQRQDGAHDGEETEE from the coding sequence TTGGCTGAGATTTTTCACCTTGACGAGATCGCGAAAGACCTGCAAGTAGACACGCTGGTTATTAACTTTCGCGATAGTCTTGTGGACGCCGGTAACACCTGCCAAACAATCAACGCAACTGTCGAAACGCTCGAAGGTGAGTCCATCGGGCGGTTTAATTCAGATCTGCTCTACGACTACCGCGCCCAGCGCCCTATCGTCACCTATGGTGACGGCCGGCTTAGGGACATCCTCATGCCGGAAATGATCCTTGCCCTTTGCACCGATGTGCACGGAAAGAACTTCCTCTATTTGACCGGTGAAGAACCAGACTTTCGGTGGAACGAGATCGCTTCTACGATTGTCAAGATCGTCAAACATTTCAACGTGCAGACCACGTTTTCTTTTGCTGCCATGCCAGCGCCCGTGCCGCACACGCGTCCAGTTGACATGCTTATCAGAAGCACGAAACCTGACGGCCAGTATCCGGTGGTTAAAGGAATGGCCCAGCATCACGGGGAACTGACTGACGTGTTCGAGTTCAAGGCTGAAGAAGAAGGCCTCGCCGTCGTCAACATTCGTGTACGAGTGCCGTTCTATCTGGCACGCGGTGACGATCCGTTCTTCGCAGGCGCGCTCGCCGCAGTGAAAATGCTCGCCACATGCGGAGGCCCAACTTTTCCGCTGGGTGATCTGGAACAGCTTGAAGACGCCCAACGAAAAGCGATCTCCCAACTTCAGTTGGAAGGCTCAGATTTTGCCGAGGTGCTTGCAAAACTTGAGGAAGACTACGACACGTCCGGAGTTGGCTACATTACGAACGACGACGCCACTCCGACCATCCCGTCGTCAGAAGAGATCGGCGACGCCGTTGAACAGTTCCTCGCCCTGCAAAACTCCTCACCGCTTGACCTGTTGAACAAGCCGAAACAGGACAACCACGTTCCCAAAGACCCCACCCTGTTCGATCTGAGTTCCCGACACGCAGACTCCGATCACGAACAACGCCAAGATGGCGCTCATGACGGGGAAGAAACAGAGGAATAA